GGTGACCGGCAGACCTTCCAGGTGATGCCGACGACGGCGGCGACCCCGACCGCGGACCGCAAGGCGCGGGCCTGGGCGTTCAGCCACGACAACGAGGTGGCCCGGCCGTACTACTACGGCGTCACCTTCGACAACGGCAACGCGCTCGAGGTCGCTCCGACCGACCACGCGGCGATGCTGCGGTTCAGCTTCCCGAAGGGCCAGGCGTCGCTGGTCTTCGACAACGCCAACAACAACGGCGGCCTGACGCTCGACCCGAAGACCGGGGTCGTGACCGGCTTCAGCGACGTGAAGAGCGGGCTGTCGACCGGCGCCGGCCGGCTGTTCGTGTACGGCGTGGTCGACCAGAAGGTCGTTGCCTCCGGCAAGCTTGCGAACGGCGGGGGCGCCAACGTCGGCGGCTACTTCAGCTTCGACAAGAAGGTCCAGCAGGTCCAGCTCCGGATCGCCACCTCGCTGATCGGGACGGCGCAGGCGAAGAAGAACCTCGAGCTCGAACTCGATGCCGACAGCAAGTTCGACAAGGTGAAGTCGGCGGCGCAGAAGCTCTGGGACGCCAAGCTGCGCACGATCGAGGTCGAGGGTGCCACCGCGGACCAGCTGCACTCGCTCTACTCCAACCTGTACCGGCTGTTCCTCTACCCGAACAACGGCTCGGAGAACACCGGTACGGCGAAGAAGCCGGTGATCACCTACGCGTCGCCGGTCTCGCCGAAGGTCGGCACGGACACCCCGACCGCGACCGGCTCGAAGCTGGTGGCCGGTCAGACCTACGTGAACAACGGGTTCTGGGACACCTACCGGACCGTCTGGCCGGCGTACAGCCTGTTCGCGCAGGACACCGCCGACGACCTGGTGAACGGCTTCGTCCAGCAGTACAAGGACGGCGGCTGGATCTCGCGCTGGTCCTCGCCGGGCTACGCGAACCTGATGGTCGGCACCAGCTCGGACGTCGCGTTCGCCGACGCCTACCTCAAGGGCATCAAGGGCATCGACGTCCAGGCGGCGTACGACGCGGCGCTGAAGAACGCGGCCGTCCGCCCGCCGACGGAGAACGTCGGCCGCAAGGGCCTGGACCGCTCGACCTTCAACGGCTACACGGCCAACACCACGGCCGAGGGCTTCAGCTGGTCGATGGACGGCTACATCAACGACTACGGCATCGCGAACATGTCCAAAGCCCTGTACGACGCGGCGAAGAAGAGTGATCCGCGCAAGCAGGAGTACAAGGACAACTACGACTACTACCTGAACCGGGCGCGCAACTACGTGACCCTGTTCGACCCGGCGCTGGGCTTCTTCCAGGGCAAGGACGCCGTCGGCGTCTGGGGCAACTCGCCGACCACCTTCGACCCACGCGACTGGGGTCACGACTACACCGAGACCAACGCCTGGAACATGGCCTTCTCGACGCCGCAGGACGGTGCCGGCCTGGCGGCCCTGTACGGCGGCCGCGACGGCCTGGCCAAGAAGCTGGACGAGTTCTTCTCGACGCCGGAGGACGCCACGCACGTCGGCGGGTACGGCGGCACGATCCACGAGATGCTCGAGGCGCGGGACGTCCGGATGGGCCAGTACGGCCACTCGAACCAGCCGTCGCACCACATCGCGTACATGTACGACTTCGCCGGGCAGCCGTCGAAGACGCAGGAGAAGGTGCGCGAGGCGCTCGACCGGCTGTACCTCGGGTCGGAGATCGGCCAGGGCTACCCGGGCGACGAGGACAACGGCGAGATGTCGGCCTGGTACCTGTTCAGCATGCTCGGGTTCTACCCGCTGCAGGTCGGCTCGCCGTCGTACGCGATCGGTTCGCCGTTGTTCACCAAGGCGACGGTGAACCTGCCGGGCGGCAAGAAGCTGGTGGTCAGCGCGCCGAAGAACAGCGCGAAGAACATCTACGTCAAGGGTGTGAAGGTGAACGGCAAGAAGTGGTCCTCGACCGCGCTGCCGCACGACCTGATCGCGCACGGCGGCAAGCTCGAGTTCGAGATGACCGACAAGCCGTCGAGCTGGGGCACCGGCCGCAACGACGCGCCGCCGTCGCTCACCAAGCCCGGTGAGGACCCGAAGACCTGGCGCGACTCGACCGAGGACGAGGGCGCGGTCACCGCGGCCGGCGGGGTGGACGTGTCCGCGCTGACCGACAACGACTCCAAGCAGCAGGTCACGCTGACCGGTGCCACGCCGACGGTGACCGTCACGCTGCAGCAGGGACGTCCGGTGACGATGTACACGCTGACCAGTGGGGCCACCGGCGCCGCGCCTTCGGGCTGGACGCTGGAGGGCTCGAACGACGGGACCAAGTGGACGACCGTGGACAAGCGGTCGGGGCAGACCTGGGCGTTCCCGTCGTACACGCGGTCGTTCAGCGTGGCCCAGCCGAAGACGTACACGCAGTACCGGTTGGTGCTGACGCCTGCGGCCGGGGCGACCGGGGTGACGCTGTCCGAGCTGGAGCTGCTCGGGACGCTGAAGGGCATCGAGGCGGGTACGCATCCGAGCGACAAGCGGGTCGCGGAGACCAAGCCGAGCCCGACGCCGTCGCAGTCGATCGAGCGCAACTTCGGCTGAGCTGCGACGGAGGGGCGGGCCACCTGGGTGGCCCGCCCCTCCGGTACGAATTCTCCGGCGGAACCTGCCCCTGAGAGGTTCCGCCGGACGTGTGTTCACGAGAAGGGAGGGGTGGCGACCCCGCCCGGCCTGCCACCCCTTCCACTCGTACTGACGAACGGGCCGCCGGATAGGTTGCCCGGGACTTCAAGAGTCCACATCGCGAGATGGAGGCAGGATGGGTGGGCCGGTGGACGACCAGCGGGCGACGGCTGGGCACCGCGCCGAGCTGCCGCCTCGGGAGCTCGCCCAGCTGCGGCTGCGGGCCGAGGAGCGCCTGCGGGCCGGCCGCCACCAGGAGTTGCTGGGCCTGGTGCCCGAGCTGCGCGGCGACACCGAGTGGTGGGCTCACCTGTGGGCGCCGGGCGCGGCACTGGCTGCTGCTCGCCTGGGCTCGCCCTCCGACGCTCTGGCGCTGCTCGAGGAGGCGATTGCCGGTGGGTTCAGCCAGCCGGAGCTGTTCGACGGAGAGCTGGAGAAGGTGTTCGCGACCGAGTGGCCGGCGCTGGGAGGCCGGGTGCTCGGCAACGTGCCGCTGCCATCGCTGGAGCTGACCGACTGGCCCGACGCACCTCCGATGCTGCCGCTGGAGCTCTACACGATCGCGCCGGACCGGCTGAGCGGGCTGCTGGAGCGCCTGCCCTCAGCGGGGACGTCGGCCTGGGCTACGGCGCTCGGCCTGCTCCAGTGGGTCCACAAGAGCTGGCAGCACGCCAACGACCACGTGAACGACCCAGACGCGCTGACCGTGCTGGAGCGGGTCGACGCCGGCGAGCGGTTCGCCTGTGTCGAGTACTCGGTCGTGCTCAGCCAGGCGCTCAACGCCGTACGGATCCCCGCGCGCCGCGTCGACCTGCGCCAGCCCGCCCACCACACCGGAGTAGGCCGCGGCCACGTCGTCAGCGAGGCCTGGATCGACGAGCTGGACCGCTGGGTCGTCCTGGACGGGCAGAACGGCTCGTACTGGGCCGACGACACCGGTCAGCCGCTGGGCGTCCAGGAACTGCAGGCGCTCGACAGTCCGCCGCGCTGCATCGGTTCACTCAGTCAGTCGCAGGCTGCTGAGTGGTTCAGGTACTTCGCCTCGGCGACGACGACCGGCGTGACCTGGGCGGCCGGGAGCTTCGCGCCGCTCTTCCAAGGGGCGAGGGTGATCCAGACGCCCCACCTCGCGCGGCAGAGCAACTATCCACAGCTCTCCGCCCTCCGCACCGGGCTCGACGGGACGGTCACGCGCCCGGTGGTCCGCTTCGAGCACTTCCACCCGTACGGCGTCGGCATCCGGCTGCACCTGTCCGACAGGGCTGTGGACGCCGACGAGTGGGCGCTTGACCTGACCCCTGGTCGGCACGAGCTCGCGGTCGCCGTCGTCACGCCGTACGGGCAGACTGCTCCGCAGCGCTTCTCCTACGTGGTGCGGAGCTCAGCCTGACCAGCGGCCGGTGAAGAAGGCCGCGGCCCAGATGGCGGCCAGTGGTATCGCCAGGCCGAGGTAGAACCGGCCCAGCCAGGGTCTCCGATGCAGCAGCACGGCCAGCCCGATCCACAGCGGCCACCAGAGCAGCGTCGCCCTGGTCAGCGAGTACACCCAGTACGACGTGACGAACGCGGCCAGCGTCGCCCCGACCCAGGCGGCCTCGCCCCAGGAGCGGCGCCAGAGCAGCCAGGCGAGCAGGATCAGCCCGACCAGCAGCGCGACCAACTCGGCCCGGAACATCCAGGTCCAGTCCGTCCGGTCGGCGGGGAATCGGCCGGTGGTGGCAGCCTCGAAAGTGTGGACGATCGAGGTCCACGGCCAGGTGAACTCGCGGGCCCAGCCCTTCTCCTGCGCCTCCTGCCAGGCGAACCAGGAGCCGTGGATCTGCTTCAGGTACGCCATGAAGCCGAGCACCGGCACGGCCGGCAGCGCGAGCCAAGGCAGCGACCGCCAGTCGCGCTTCTTCGAGGTGACGAACTCGACGCACAGCGCGAAGATCAGGAACAGGCCCGAGACGCGAACCGTCGACGCCAGCGCGACCAGCACCGCCGCCCGGGCCCAGCGCCCCTGCCGCGCCGCCAGCCAGGCCGGGAACGCGAACGCGCAGAACAGAGCCTCGGTGTACGGCGCGGCCAGGAAGACGCCGACCGGTGCGGTGAACCAGACCAGCGCCGCCGTCGGCCCGAAGTCCCGCAGCTCGGGGAACTCGTACCGGGCGAGCTTGGCCAGCCAGACCCCGGCGAAGGCACTCGCGATCGCGGAGACCAGCACGCCGCCGCCGACGTACCCGATGCCGAGCCAGCTGGCCGCCCGCATCAGGACCGGCAGGCCAGGGAAGAACGCCGCCAGCGGCGCGCCGGACGGCTCGCCGTTCGCATAGCCGAACTCGGCGATCGCCTTGAAGTGCCAGACGTCCCACTGCCACCACGCGTGCCAGACGTTCGGGTAGGTGTCCCCGCGGTTGAACAGC
The Kribbella italica DNA segment above includes these coding regions:
- a CDS encoding GH92 family glycosyl hydrolase → MTSASASLPTSSQAHQQPVVSGASYFTSFEPGQPQPGYTDTVETGPDGKPRTGGVEGPTPTGIGGSEMDKVTQVAASDENTGGGEIASNVADGDKFTKWLVFEPTGWLTYQTSAPVTLRKYALTSANDAEGRDPQNWTVSGSNDGTTWTVLDTRTGESFENRFQTKEYTLANEAAYTHFKLDITLNHGEDIIQLADWYLSNGAPLPPPGEVAESRLDSGPTSAYNARARTGFTGVKSFRYAGHQTAEGRGFTWNKIADVDLKVGKETRLSYKIFPEHVEGDLSYPSTYAALDLAFSDGTYLSDLKAKDHHGFGLSPRGQGDAKGLSTNQWNNIEADLGKYAAGKTVKRILVGYDKPEGPADFRGWIDDVRIAKAENPDSAARKTAAKHPSELAITTRGTNSTGGFSRGNNIPATAVPHGFNFWTPVTNAGSTSWLYDYAKGNNEQNKPEIQALSISHEPSPWMGDRQTFQVMPTTAATPTADRKARAWAFSHDNEVARPYYYGVTFDNGNALEVAPTDHAAMLRFSFPKGQASLVFDNANNNGGLTLDPKTGVVTGFSDVKSGLSTGAGRLFVYGVVDQKVVASGKLANGGGANVGGYFSFDKKVQQVQLRIATSLIGTAQAKKNLELELDADSKFDKVKSAAQKLWDAKLRTIEVEGATADQLHSLYSNLYRLFLYPNNGSENTGTAKKPVITYASPVSPKVGTDTPTATGSKLVAGQTYVNNGFWDTYRTVWPAYSLFAQDTADDLVNGFVQQYKDGGWISRWSSPGYANLMVGTSSDVAFADAYLKGIKGIDVQAAYDAALKNAAVRPPTENVGRKGLDRSTFNGYTANTTAEGFSWSMDGYINDYGIANMSKALYDAAKKSDPRKQEYKDNYDYYLNRARNYVTLFDPALGFFQGKDAVGVWGNSPTTFDPRDWGHDYTETNAWNMAFSTPQDGAGLAALYGGRDGLAKKLDEFFSTPEDATHVGGYGGTIHEMLEARDVRMGQYGHSNQPSHHIAYMYDFAGQPSKTQEKVREALDRLYLGSEIGQGYPGDEDNGEMSAWYLFSMLGFYPLQVGSPSYAIGSPLFTKATVNLPGGKKLVVSAPKNSAKNIYVKGVKVNGKKWSSTALPHDLIAHGGKLEFEMTDKPSSWGTGRNDAPPSLTKPGEDPKTWRDSTEDEGAVTAAGGVDVSALTDNDSKQQVTLTGATPTVTVTLQQGRPVTMYTLTSGATGAAPSGWTLEGSNDGTKWTTVDKRSGQTWAFPSYTRSFSVAQPKTYTQYRLVLTPAAGATGVTLSELELLGTLKGIEAGTHPSDKRVAETKPSPTPSQSIERNFG
- a CDS encoding transglutaminase domain-containing protein, with protein sequence MGGPVDDQRATAGHRAELPPRELAQLRLRAEERLRAGRHQELLGLVPELRGDTEWWAHLWAPGAALAAARLGSPSDALALLEEAIAGGFSQPELFDGELEKVFATEWPALGGRVLGNVPLPSLELTDWPDAPPMLPLELYTIAPDRLSGLLERLPSAGTSAWATALGLLQWVHKSWQHANDHVNDPDALTVLERVDAGERFACVEYSVVLSQALNAVRIPARRVDLRQPAHHTGVGRGHVVSEAWIDELDRWVVLDGQNGSYWADDTGQPLGVQELQALDSPPRCIGSLSQSQAAEWFRYFASATTTGVTWAAGSFAPLFQGARVIQTPHLARQSNYPQLSALRTGLDGTVTRPVVRFEHFHPYGVGIRLHLSDRAVDADEWALDLTPGRHELAVAVVTPYGQTAPQRFSYVVRSSA
- a CDS encoding mannosyltransferase family protein encodes the protein MFERTAGEQPKRARRARETGVAGIRQWLPEQLSREALGWWLVTRAGIFLLALSAPLLFNRGDTYPNVWHAWWQWDVWHFKAIAEFGYANGEPSGAPLAAFFPGLPVLMRAASWLGIGYVGGGVLVSAIASAFAGVWLAKLARYEFPELRDFGPTAALVWFTAPVGVFLAAPYTEALFCAFAFPAWLAARQGRWARAAVLVALASTVRVSGLFLIFALCVEFVTSKKRDWRSLPWLALPAVPVLGFMAYLKQIHGSWFAWQEAQEKGWAREFTWPWTSIVHTFEAATTGRFPADRTDWTWMFRAELVALLVGLILLAWLLWRRSWGEAAWVGATLAAFVTSYWVYSLTRATLLWWPLWIGLAVLLHRRPWLGRFYLGLAIPLAAIWAAAFFTGRWSG